The Listeria sp. PSOL-1 genome includes a region encoding these proteins:
- the dhaK gene encoding dihydroxyacetone kinase subunit DhaK: MKKIINQPEQVVEQMLEGLTKAHPKLVKRIPDTRVIVRTDQSAGKVGLVSGGGSGHEPAHAGYVGTGMLSAAVCGDVFTSPTPDQIYEGIKAADQGKGVLLIVKNYTGDVMNFKMAKDLALADGISIEQIIVDDDIAVKDSDFTIGRRGVAGTILIHKIVGAAAENGANLSELKTLGEKIIKNIRTLGVALSPCTVPEVGHPGFKLSDDEIELGIGIHGESGFSREKLLPSSELAKQLFEKINTELSLKENDDVVLLVNGMGATPLMEQYIFTNDMHQLFKNLSINVQKTLVGNFMTSLEMAGISLTVLKLAEMPWLDMLNLEVTTIAWSF; the protein is encoded by the coding sequence ATGAAAAAAATTATCAATCAGCCTGAACAAGTCGTTGAACAAATGCTAGAAGGCCTCACAAAAGCTCATCCAAAATTAGTAAAACGTATTCCTGATACTCGTGTTATCGTTCGAACGGACCAATCTGCAGGAAAAGTGGGACTAGTTAGTGGTGGTGGAAGCGGACATGAACCTGCTCATGCTGGTTATGTTGGAACAGGAATGTTATCTGCAGCAGTGTGCGGTGATGTTTTCACTTCTCCCACGCCTGATCAAATTTACGAAGGAATTAAAGCAGCAGATCAAGGTAAGGGCGTCTTACTGATCGTCAAAAATTATACTGGTGACGTGATGAATTTTAAGATGGCTAAAGACTTAGCTTTGGCTGACGGAATTTCAATAGAGCAAATTATTGTTGATGATGACATCGCGGTAAAAGATAGTGATTTTACAATTGGCAGAAGAGGCGTTGCTGGAACTATTTTGATTCACAAAATTGTCGGAGCCGCTGCTGAAAATGGCGCAAACCTCTCTGAACTAAAAACACTTGGCGAAAAAATCATAAAAAACATCAGAACACTTGGCGTCGCATTATCTCCTTGTACTGTTCCAGAAGTAGGACATCCAGGCTTTAAGCTTTCCGATGATGAGATTGAATTAGGGATCGGTATTCATGGCGAATCCGGATTTAGTCGTGAAAAATTACTACCTTCAAGTGAGCTTGCTAAACAGCTTTTTGAAAAAATTAATACAGAACTTTCACTAAAAGAAAATGATGATGTCGTACTTCTTGTTAACGGAATGGGAGCAACCCCCTTAATGGAACAATATATTTTTACAAACGATATGCATCAATTATTTAAAAATTTAAGTATAAACGTCCAAAAGACACTGGTTGGTAATTTTATGACCTCGCTTGAAATGGCTGGAATTTCACTAACCGTTTTAAAACTTGCGGAGATGCCATGGCTTGATATGCTTAATCTAGAAGTTACGACGATTGCTTGGTCATTTTAA
- the dhaL gene encoding dihydroxyacetone kinase subunit DhaL produces MRYDKKWALHWLNEFNNQIINHKQLLSDLDQAIGDGDHGINMARGATELKKTFENETPETLKDVFKVAAMTLLSKVGGAAGPLYGSAFLNISKEITSEEFSAKELAKAIESGLEGIETLGHSTAGEKTMIDVWQPVVSALHQEELTDDVIEVALEKTKKMQATKGRASYLGDRSIGHLDPGAYSSAILFHAMLSVSGDTDD; encoded by the coding sequence ATGAGATATGACAAAAAATGGGCGCTTCATTGGCTAAATGAATTTAATAATCAGATTATTAATCACAAGCAACTGCTCAGTGATTTAGATCAAGCCATTGGAGATGGTGATCATGGAATCAATATGGCCCGTGGTGCTACTGAACTTAAAAAAACATTTGAAAATGAAACACCAGAGACGTTAAAAGATGTTTTTAAAGTAGCAGCAATGACACTTCTAAGTAAAGTTGGTGGTGCTGCTGGACCGCTTTATGGCTCAGCTTTTTTAAATATTAGCAAAGAAATAACAAGCGAAGAATTTTCTGCTAAGGAATTGGCCAAAGCTATTGAATCTGGCCTAGAGGGGATTGAAACACTCGGTCATTCGACAGCTGGTGAAAAAACAATGATTGATGTCTGGCAACCTGTTGTAAGCGCACTTCATCAAGAGGAACTCACAGATGACGTCATTGAAGTCGCTCTAGAAAAGACTAAAAAGATGCAAGCAACAAAAGGCCGGGCTTCTTACCTAGGTGACCGCTCAATTGGCCATTTGGATCCTGGTGCCTATTCTTCAGCAATATTATTCCATGCGATGCTTTCAGTGAGTGGTGACACAGATGACTAA
- a CDS encoding aminotransferase class I/II-fold pyridoxal phosphate-dependent enzyme, translating into MNKQEEMPLVKRLVEHAKLNPVSFHVPGHKNGQLYPDTWQAFLKYDLTEITGMDDLYQPKTVIYEAMELLTEFYQTKQSYFLVNGTTSGNLAMILATVKRGEKVLVARNVHKSIIHALELAFAVPVFLTPDVDTQTNTASGISSEWLQRAFLLHPDIVACIFTYPSYYGTVFDLKACIEVAHRYKALVLVDEAHGAHLEAHQTFPLSSLKLGADIVVQSAHKTLPALTMGAFLHIGSDDSRLQQVPYYLQVVQSSSPSYLIMASLDIARHYIANYDEADFQVFSKMRDAWLQFLMEQGFEVILPADPLKMVIRKPNLSGWQILKIFEQNGYFPEFADLTQVLLILPLLKKEETFLPPEKWFAPELEPTTISVKSAKNKEITELAISYEQMKTTKTIFIPLMESIGRISAENIMSYPPGIPEILRGERITSEHFKILSELRQHHFQGGERLLAEEIKIYDII; encoded by the coding sequence ATGAATAAACAAGAAGAAATGCCGCTTGTTAAAAGGCTTGTGGAACATGCGAAATTAAATCCTGTTTCCTTTCATGTACCTGGGCATAAAAATGGCCAGTTGTATCCTGATACGTGGCAAGCTTTTTTAAAATATGATTTAACTGAGATTACTGGAATGGATGACCTTTATCAGCCAAAAACGGTCATTTATGAAGCTATGGAGCTACTTACGGAATTTTACCAAACAAAGCAGAGCTATTTTTTAGTTAATGGGACAACATCTGGAAATTTAGCGATGATTTTAGCTACAGTTAAACGAGGGGAGAAGGTTCTTGTTGCTCGAAATGTACATAAATCGATTATTCATGCTTTGGAGCTAGCTTTTGCTGTACCTGTGTTCTTAACGCCAGACGTGGATACGCAAACCAATACTGCTAGTGGGATTTCAAGTGAATGGTTGCAGCGCGCTTTTCTTCTACATCCTGATATTGTGGCCTGTATTTTTACTTATCCAAGCTATTATGGGACTGTTTTTGACTTAAAAGCTTGTATCGAAGTGGCTCACCGGTATAAGGCGCTTGTTCTAGTTGATGAAGCACATGGAGCACATTTAGAAGCTCATCAAACATTTCCGCTTAGTTCACTAAAATTAGGCGCAGATATTGTGGTCCAGTCTGCACATAAAACATTGCCTGCGTTAACAATGGGTGCTTTTTTACATATAGGTAGTGATGATTCGCGTTTACAGCAGGTTCCTTATTATTTACAAGTTGTGCAATCAAGTAGTCCTTCTTATTTAATCATGGCTTCGTTAGATATCGCACGACATTATATTGCAAATTATGATGAAGCAGACTTCCAAGTTTTTTCAAAAATGCGTGATGCCTGGCTTCAGTTTTTGATGGAGCAAGGATTTGAAGTTATTCTTCCAGCGGATCCTTTAAAAATGGTCATCCGCAAGCCAAATTTATCAGGATGGCAGATTTTAAAGATTTTTGAGCAAAACGGCTATTTTCCAGAGTTTGCTGACTTAACGCAAGTTCTGCTCATTTTACCGCTATTAAAAAAGGAAGAAACCTTTTTACCACCTGAAAAATGGTTTGCTCCTGAACTTGAACCAACCACCATTTCTGTAAAAAGTGCCAAAAACAAGGAGATTACTGAACTAGCCATTAGCTACGAACAAATGAAAACAACAAAGACCATTTTTATCCCATTGATGGAATCGATTGGCCGTATTTCGGCTGAAAATATTATGAGCTATCCTCCAGGTATTCCTGAGATTTTACGCGGTGAAAGGATTACGAGTGAGCACTTCAAGATTTTAAGCGAGCTACGTCAACATCATTTTCAAGG